From one Pedobacter faecalis genomic stretch:
- a CDS encoding polynucleotide kinase-phosphatase, which translates to MLTSKNIQIPELSLVVLIGATGSGKSSFARKHFKATEIVSSDVCRSIVSDDENNQAASADAFALARYITGMRLKNGLLTVIDATNVQEEARKDWINLAREYHCLPVAIILNMPEKVCAQRNALRSDRNFGAHVLPQHISQLKRSFKKLKYEGFRQIIELRSPEEVEAITGITRDPLYNNKKQENGPFDIIGDVHGCFDELIELLAKLGYTNNTGTWAHPDGRKAVFVGDLVDRGPKTPDVLKLVMSMTASGNAYCVPGNHDVKLMRWLNGKNVQAKHGLQESIDQLNLETPEFREAVRKFIDGLISHYVFDDGKLVVSHAGLKQSMQGRGSGAVREFCLYGETTGEIDEFGLPVRLNWAAEYKGKAMVVYGHTPVPQAQWLNNTIDIDTGCVFGGSLTALRYPERELVSVKAAKVYCEPVRPLNHGHQTTGNLTIQQESDHVLDIADFTGKQIVETRLGNNITIREENAIAALEVMSRFAVNPKWLIYLPPTMSPSKTSILDDYLEFPTEAFEYYKAAGINRVVCQEKHMGSRAVVIVGKDEGAISKAFGITSEGIGTIYTRTGRAFFNDKETEQALLHRLNTALDNSGFYEKFNTDWVCLDAELMPWSAKAQALLQTQYASVGSAATHALNDVNAALEQLTQRDANGAALLTEYSERAQEAKQFIAAYQQYCWPVNGLDDYKLAPFHILASEGKLWTSETHEWHMEQIKNICSADPAILLATPYKVVDLDNETSIGDATSWWLELTGKGGEGMVVKPHNFIEKDGKGLIQPAIKIRGREYLRIIYGPEYTAPDNMVRLKQRGLNAKRSMAMREFALGIEGLQRFTDKEPLRRVHQCVFGVLAMESEPVDPRL; encoded by the coding sequence ATGTTAACTAGTAAAAATATACAAATACCAGAACTATCATTAGTGGTATTGATAGGGGCAACTGGCTCTGGAAAGTCATCATTTGCGCGCAAGCATTTCAAGGCTACTGAGATCGTATCTTCTGACGTTTGCCGCAGCATAGTAAGCGACGACGAAAATAATCAGGCAGCATCTGCCGATGCCTTTGCTCTTGCGAGGTACATAACCGGCATGCGTTTGAAGAACGGTTTGCTGACTGTGATCGATGCGACGAATGTACAGGAAGAAGCCCGTAAAGACTGGATAAACCTGGCGCGCGAATATCATTGCCTGCCAGTAGCGATCATACTGAATATGCCTGAGAAAGTTTGTGCACAGCGCAACGCATTACGGTCAGATCGAAACTTTGGCGCTCACGTACTTCCGCAGCATATTTCACAGTTGAAACGTAGTTTTAAAAAACTGAAGTATGAAGGCTTCCGCCAGATCATCGAGTTGCGTTCGCCTGAGGAAGTTGAGGCCATAACCGGCATTACCCGCGATCCGCTTTACAATAACAAAAAGCAAGAGAATGGACCATTCGACATCATTGGCGACGTGCACGGCTGTTTTGATGAGCTGATAGAATTATTAGCAAAACTTGGCTATACGAATAATACCGGCACATGGGCACACCCTGATGGCAGAAAAGCTGTTTTCGTTGGCGATCTGGTTGACCGCGGGCCTAAAACGCCTGATGTTCTTAAACTGGTGATGTCAATGACCGCATCGGGCAATGCTTATTGTGTACCGGGAAACCACGACGTTAAATTAATGCGTTGGTTGAATGGCAAAAACGTCCAAGCCAAGCACGGATTACAGGAATCAATAGATCAATTGAATTTGGAAACACCTGAATTCAGGGAAGCAGTAAGGAAGTTTATAGATGGTCTTATCAGTCATTATGTTTTTGACGATGGTAAGCTGGTCGTATCCCATGCCGGTTTAAAGCAGAGCATGCAGGGACGCGGCTCCGGTGCTGTTCGTGAGTTTTGTCTGTATGGGGAAACCACTGGTGAGATCGATGAATTCGGGTTGCCGGTTCGTTTGAACTGGGCTGCCGAGTATAAAGGCAAAGCTATGGTCGTTTATGGCCATACGCCTGTACCGCAGGCACAATGGCTAAACAATACCATTGATATTGATACCGGCTGTGTATTTGGGGGCTCGCTAACAGCTTTGCGTTATCCGGAACGAGAACTGGTTTCAGTTAAAGCTGCAAAAGTATATTGTGAGCCGGTAAGGCCTTTGAATCATGGCCATCAGACAACTGGGAATCTAACCATTCAACAGGAAAGTGATCATGTGCTCGATATTGCTGACTTTACCGGGAAACAGATCGTGGAAACGCGCTTAGGCAATAACATTACCATTCGGGAAGAAAACGCTATTGCTGCATTAGAAGTGATGAGTCGTTTTGCGGTAAACCCTAAGTGGTTGATATATCTGCCACCGACCATGAGCCCGTCGAAAACAAGTATCCTAGACGATTACCTGGAATTCCCAACCGAAGCATTTGAATATTACAAAGCTGCCGGTATCAATCGTGTGGTATGCCAGGAAAAGCATATGGGATCGAGAGCAGTAGTCATCGTCGGTAAAGACGAGGGCGCCATCAGTAAGGCATTTGGCATCACCAGCGAAGGAATCGGAACGATTTATACCCGTACCGGTCGGGCTTTTTTTAATGATAAGGAAACCGAGCAGGCTTTATTGCACAGATTAAATACCGCACTGGATAATTCAGGCTTTTATGAAAAGTTCAACACCGATTGGGTTTGCCTGGATGCCGAACTAATGCCCTGGAGCGCTAAAGCGCAAGCATTGCTGCAAACACAGTATGCCTCGGTTGGGAGTGCGGCCACCCATGCTTTAAATGATGTAAACGCAGCGTTGGAACAACTAACACAAAGAGACGCCAATGGAGCGGCTTTGTTAACTGAATACAGTGAAAGGGCACAGGAAGCAAAACAGTTTATAGCTGCTTACCAGCAATACTGTTGGCCGGTAAATGGCCTTGATGATTATAAGCTGGCACCGTTCCATATCCTTGCATCTGAAGGAAAGCTTTGGACGAGTGAAACTCACGAATGGCACATGGAGCAGATAAAAAATATCTGCTCGGCTGATCCGGCCATACTGTTGGCAACCCCATACAAGGTAGTCGACCTGGATAACGAAACCAGCATCGGAGATGCAACCTCCTGGTGGTTGGAATTAACCGGTAAAGGCGGCGAGGGCATGGTGGTAAAGCCTCACAATTTCATCGAAAAAGATGGAAAAGGATTAATTCAACCGGCTATAAAGATTAGGGGGCGAGAATATCTGCGCATTATCTATGGCCCGGAGTATACGGCTCCCGATAACATGGTGCGCCTGAAACAACGTGGATTGAATGCCAAACGCAGCATGGCCATGCGCGAGTTTGCCCTTGGTATAGAGGGTTTACAACGCTTTACCGATAAGGAGCCGTTGAGGCGCGTACATCAGTGTGTATTTGGTGTACTGGCTATGGAAAGTGAGCCGGTTGACCCACGATTATAA
- a CDS encoding nucleotidyltransferase domain-containing protein, which translates to MKEIILQKLLELEQNENIKILYACESGSRAWGFASPDSDFDVRFIYTRNIDYYLSIADSTDVLGLPVNEVLDIGGWDIKKALKLFLKSNAPLYEWLQSPIIYRQDMAFVMELSSLMPVYFSPRSAANHYLSMATNTLRDDLQAEQVKLKRYFYALRPALACLWIIEKQGVPPMEFKPLRALITDEVIQAHISRLSDRKKDANEKAFIERVIELNDWLTQTVEYCRGKLPLLPSVRKDTLELDGVFRKYLLP; encoded by the coding sequence ATGAAAGAAATTATCCTGCAAAAACTGCTAGAACTGGAGCAGAATGAAAATATAAAAATACTGTACGCCTGCGAGTCGGGCAGCCGGGCCTGGGGCTTTGCTTCGCCGGATAGCGACTTTGACGTTCGTTTCATTTATACCCGAAATATTGACTATTACCTCAGTATAGCCGATTCAACAGATGTGCTTGGCTTGCCTGTTAACGAAGTGCTGGACATTGGCGGCTGGGATATCAAAAAGGCGCTTAAGCTGTTCCTAAAATCGAATGCTCCCTTGTATGAGTGGCTGCAGTCGCCGATCATCTATCGCCAGGATATGGCTTTTGTTATGGAACTTAGTAGCCTGATGCCGGTATATTTTTCACCACGGTCTGCCGCTAACCATTATTTATCAATGGCAACCAATACGCTCCGCGATGATCTGCAAGCAGAACAGGTGAAGCTAAAGCGCTATTTTTATGCGTTACGCCCGGCCTTGGCTTGCCTGTGGATCATAGAAAAGCAAGGCGTACCGCCGATGGAATTTAAGCCGCTTCGCGCGCTAATAACTGATGAAGTGATACAAGCGCATATCAGCAGATTGTCGGACAGGAAAAAGGATGCCAATGAGAAAGCTTTTATAGAGCGTGTTATAGAGCTAAATGATTGGCTGACCCAGACAGTCGAATATTGCAGAGGAAAGTTGCCGTTATTACCGTCAGTTAGAAAAGATACTTTAGAACTGGATGGTGTTTTTAGAAAATACCTGCTGCCATGA
- a CDS encoding DNA polymerase beta superfamily protein: MTFEELKKHKELVLLDCISGSTAYNLNVKGSDVDKKGVFIMPQNQLYGFERQEQIANDTNDEVYFEIGRFLELLTKNNPNILELLATPNEFVLCRHPVIDLIKPTDFLSKLCLDTFAGYAQTQIKKARGLNKKINKPLDAERKSVLDFCYVIYNNGSISLTEWLKESNYNQNECGLTTVDHFRSTYLLYHKKQLKNDAYFRGIVSGPDADDVQLSPVPKGLEPLAVMNFNKDGYSVYCKEYREYREWEEKRNQLRYQSTLSHGKSYDAKNMMHTFRLLTMAEEIALHKEVIVYRNDRDHLLKIRKGEFQFEELMEMVEEKMENIKVLYDKSQLPDRPDVKFAENILIQIRMQIYR; this comes from the coding sequence ATGACATTTGAAGAACTAAAAAAACATAAAGAACTGGTTCTGCTGGACTGTATAAGCGGCAGCACTGCTTACAATCTTAATGTTAAAGGATCAGACGTGGATAAGAAAGGTGTTTTCATCATGCCCCAGAATCAGTTGTACGGATTTGAGCGCCAGGAACAAATAGCTAACGATACAAATGATGAGGTATATTTTGAGATCGGCCGTTTTTTAGAGTTACTAACCAAGAACAATCCTAATATCCTCGAATTGCTGGCCACGCCCAATGAGTTTGTGCTGTGCCGCCACCCGGTAATCGATTTGATCAAACCGACAGATTTCCTATCAAAGCTTTGTTTGGACACCTTTGCGGGGTATGCACAAACACAAATAAAAAAAGCACGCGGCCTAAACAAGAAGATCAATAAACCACTCGATGCCGAAAGAAAATCGGTACTGGATTTCTGTTATGTGATTTACAATAATGGCAGCATTTCTCTTACAGAATGGCTGAAGGAAAGCAACTATAATCAAAATGAATGCGGATTGACAACCGTAGATCATTTTCGAAGCACTTATCTCCTTTATCATAAAAAACAATTAAAAAACGATGCGTATTTCAGAGGAATTGTTTCAGGTCCGGATGCAGATGATGTACAGCTAAGTCCGGTACCTAAAGGCTTGGAACCGTTGGCTGTTATGAACTTTAATAAAGACGGCTATTCGGTTTATTGCAAAGAATATCGCGAGTATCGCGAATGGGAGGAAAAGCGCAATCAGTTGCGCTATCAAAGCACCTTATCGCACGGCAAGAGTTACGATGCTAAGAACATGATGCACACCTTCCGGTTACTTACAATGGCGGAAGAAATAGCGCTTCATAAGGAAGTGATAGTTTACCGGAATGATCGCGATCATTTATTAAAAATCCGGAAGGGCGAGTTTCAATTTGAGGAATTGATGGAGATGGTGGAAGAAAAAATGGAGAATATTAAAGTTCTTTATGATAAATCTCAATTGCCCGACCGACCAGATGTGAAATTTGCAGAAAACATCTTGATACAAATACGGATGCAGATTTATAGGTAG
- the fbp gene encoding class 1 fructose-bisphosphatase → MSGIKTLGQFIIEKQADFPYAKGELSRLLRDIGIAAKIVNREVNKAGLADILGSAGTMNIQGEGQQKLDVFANTQFISALTSGGECCVVATEEEDDLVPIDSPVSKNAKYIVCIDPLDGSSNIDCNVAVGTIFSIYRRKSYGGAATIEDVLQKGTEQVAAGYVIYGSSTMLVYTTGKGVNGFTLDPSIGEFCLSHPNMKTPESGNIYSLNEGNYVHFPEGVKKYLKYAQTEDKQTNRPYTSRYIGSMVADVHRNLIKGGIYIYPTTAASPKGKLRLLYECNPMAFIVEQAGGVASDGFNRILEIEPTELHQRSAIFIGSAQMVRDAEELMRESVISIRT, encoded by the coding sequence ATGTCGGGCATCAAAACACTGGGTCAGTTTATCATCGAAAAACAGGCAGATTTTCCATACGCAAAAGGCGAATTATCAAGACTACTCAGGGATATCGGCATTGCCGCAAAAATCGTGAACCGGGAGGTCAATAAAGCTGGCCTGGCAGATATTCTGGGCTCCGCTGGCACCATGAATATACAAGGGGAGGGCCAGCAAAAACTCGACGTGTTTGCCAACACACAGTTCATCAGCGCACTAACCAGCGGCGGCGAGTGCTGCGTAGTAGCCACCGAAGAAGAGGATGATCTTGTTCCTATAGACTCGCCAGTATCGAAAAACGCGAAGTATATCGTATGTATCGATCCGCTCGACGGCTCCTCGAATATCGATTGTAACGTGGCTGTGGGCACCATATTTTCCATATACAGAAGGAAATCCTATGGCGGAGCAGCTACCATAGAAGACGTACTGCAAAAAGGAACCGAGCAGGTAGCCGCCGGTTATGTGATTTATGGCTCATCAACTATGCTGGTATACACCACGGGCAAAGGCGTCAACGGATTCACCTTAGATCCCTCCATCGGCGAATTCTGCCTGTCGCACCCCAATATGAAAACCCCGGAGTCCGGAAATATCTATTCCTTAAACGAAGGCAATTACGTTCACTTTCCGGAGGGTGTAAAAAAGTACCTGAAGTACGCCCAAACGGAAGATAAACAAACCAACAGGCCATACACATCACGCTATATAGGCTCCATGGTCGCTGATGTTCACCGAAACCTCATTAAAGGTGGAATCTATATTTATCCCACTACAGCGGCTTCGCCAAAAGGCAAACTCAGGTTGCTTTATGAATGTAACCCAATGGCTTTTATTGTCGAACAGGCAGGGGGAGTGGCCAGTGATGGCTTTAACCGGATTTTGGAAATTGAACCTACAGAATTGCACCAGCGGTCGGCCATTTTTATAGGTTCAGCGCAAATGGTCAGAGATGCAGAGGAGTTGATGAGGGAGTCGGTGATTAGCATCCGCACTTAG
- a CDS encoding metallophosphoesterase family protein yields MVTIGLLSDTHDHLDDAVYKHFADCDEIWHAGDFGAEVAGPLANFKPLRGVYGNIDGKDIRAVYPEHLRFQIEGLDVWMTHIGGYPDKYAPEVKRIIYTKPPGLFISGHSHILKVIYDKKIDCLHINPGAAGNSGWHKVKTLIKFCITDGKIHNLAAIEIGKR; encoded by the coding sequence ATGGTAACCATAGGCCTGCTTTCCGATACACACGATCATTTAGATGATGCCGTTTATAAACACTTTGCCGACTGCGATGAAATATGGCACGCCGGAGATTTCGGGGCAGAGGTAGCCGGGCCACTTGCCAACTTCAAACCACTGCGCGGAGTATACGGAAACATAGACGGCAAAGACATCAGGGCTGTGTACCCCGAGCATCTTCGCTTTCAGATAGAAGGGCTCGATGTATGGATGACACATATCGGTGGGTATCCGGATAAATATGCACCCGAAGTAAAGCGTATAATATACACTAAGCCTCCGGGATTATTCATATCTGGTCACTCACACATTTTAAAAGTTATCTACGACAAAAAAATAGATTGCTTGCATATAAACCCAGGTGCTGCCGGAAATTCTGGATGGCATAAAGTAAAAACACTGATCAAATTCTGTATCACAGATGGAAAAATACATAACTTAGCCGCCATAGAAATAGGCAAAAGATAA